The Chaetodon auriga isolate fChaAug3 chromosome 22, fChaAug3.hap1, whole genome shotgun sequence genome contains a region encoding:
- the lsm8 gene encoding LSM8 homolog, U6 small nuclear RNA associated: MSTALESYINRTVAIVTSDGRMIVGTLKGFDQTINLILDESHERVFSSSQGVEQVVLGLYIVRGDNVAVIGEIDEETDSTLDLGNIRAEPLNSVVH; the protein is encoded by the exons ATGTCCACCGCCCTGGAGAGCTACATTAACC GTACTGTGGCCATCGTCACCTCAGACGGAAGGATGATTGTG GGCACTCTGAAGGGCTTCGATCAGACCATTAACCTGATCCTGGATGAGAGTCACGAGCGGGTGTTCAGCTCCAGTCAGGGGGTGGAGCAGGTGGTGCTGGGCCTCTACATCGTCAGAGGAGACAACGT ggcgGTGATTGGGGAGATCGACGAGGAGACAGACTCCACTCTGGATTTAGGAAACATCAGAGCCGAGCCGCTCAACTCTGTCGTCCACTGA
- the tymp gene encoding thymidine phosphorylase isoform X2 — protein MQSIPDLIRKKRDGGALSEEEIKAFIHTVTNKTIQDCQTGAMLMAIWQKGMVDAEIQTLTREMMSSGEVMSWPKEWEGLMVDKHSTGGVGDKVSLVLAPALAACGCKVPMISGRGLAHTGGTLDKLESIPGFNINQSPAQIRKILASVGCCIVGQTETLVPADRVLYALRDATSTVDSPPLIAGSIISKKGAESLSALVLDVKFGRAALYKDLQSAKELAQLLVTVGNGLGMRTAAALSCMDTTIGRCVGNSLEVIESLETLKGKGPDDLMELVTTLGGVLLMMTGMVSDQSEGRRKISDAVIGGAALSKFQAMMEAQGVANETARSLCSAHTDYYSILRKSQHQMDLKTPAEGVVVDIDGLTLAEVLHKLGAGRSKAGEPVNHSVGAELQVSLGQRVSKGVSWLQLHYEDPAPTPDQINRLQKALTVGALDDARTQRKQPLVKELLLPHSASF, from the exons ATGCAGTCGATCCCAGACCTGATCAGgaagaagagagatggaggagcgCTGAGCGAGGAGGAGATCAAAGCCTTCATCCACACGGTGACCAACAAAACCATCCAAGACTGTCAGACAG GCGCCATGCTGATGGCGATCTGGCAGAAGGGAATGGTCGATGCCGAGATCCAGACCCTGACCAGGGAGATGATGTCATCGGGGGAAGTGATGTCATGGCCAAAAGAGTGGGAGGGGCTGATGGTTGACAAGCACTCAACGGGAGGGGTGGGAGACAAAGTCAGCCTGGTGTTAGCGCCTGCGCTAGCTGCCTGCGGCTGTAAG gtgCCTATGATCAGTGGGCGGGGCTTGGCTCATACAGGAGGAACTCTGGATAAACTGGAGTCAATTCCAGGATTCAACATCAACCAATCACCAGCACAG ATTCGGAAGATCCTGGCCTCGGTGGGCTGTTGCATTGTGGGTCAGACGGAGACGTTGGTTCCTGCAGATCGAGTCCTGTACGCTCTGCGGGACGCCACCAGCACCGTGGACAGCCCCCCCCTCATTGCTG GCTCCATCATCTCAAAGAAGGGAGCCGAGTCTCTGTCCGCTCTGGTGCTCGACGTCAAGTTTGGACGAGCCGCTCTCTACAAAGACCTGCAGAGCGCCAAAGAGCTCGCACAGCTGTTA GTGACCGTGGGAAACGGCCTGGGCATGCGCACGGCGGCGGCCCTCAGCTGCATGGACACTACGATTGGTCGATGCGTGGGAAACAGTCTGGAGGTGATCGAATCTCTGGAGACGCTGAAGGGGAAGGGACCCGACGACCTGATGGAGCTGGTCACGACTCTGG GCGGTGTGTTGCTGATGATGACTGGCATGgtgtctgaccaatcagaaggCAGAAGAAAGATATCTGatgctgtgattggtggagcTGCTCTGTCCAAGTTCCAAGCCATGATGGAGGCTCAGGGCGTGGCCAATGAGACGGCTCGTTCTCTGTGCTCCGCCCACACAGATTACTACAGTATCCTGAGAAAATCTCAGCACCAGATGGATCTGAAGACACCTGCTGAGg GCGTCGTCGTCGACATCGACGGTTTGACTCTGGCTGAAGTTCTTCATAAGCTGGGGGCGGGACGATCGAAGGCCGGAGAACCTGTCAATCACAGCGTAGGGGCGGAGCTCCAGGTGTCACTGGGTCAGAGGGTCAGCAAAG GtgtctcctggctgcagctccaTTATGAGGATCCGGCTCCGACTCCAGACCAGATCAATCGATTGCAGAAGGCTCTGACTGTGGGAGCGCTCGATGACGCACGAACTCAACGCAAACAGCCTTTggtcaaagagctgctgcttcctcaTTCAGCCTCGTTTTAA
- the tymp gene encoding thymidine phosphorylase isoform X1, with product MHYRPNWQTNMQSIPDLIRKKRDGGALSEEEIKAFIHTVTNKTIQDCQTGAMLMAIWQKGMVDAEIQTLTREMMSSGEVMSWPKEWEGLMVDKHSTGGVGDKVSLVLAPALAACGCKVPMISGRGLAHTGGTLDKLESIPGFNINQSPAQIRKILASVGCCIVGQTETLVPADRVLYALRDATSTVDSPPLIAGSIISKKGAESLSALVLDVKFGRAALYKDLQSAKELAQLLVTVGNGLGMRTAAALSCMDTTIGRCVGNSLEVIESLETLKGKGPDDLMELVTTLGGVLLMMTGMVSDQSEGRRKISDAVIGGAALSKFQAMMEAQGVANETARSLCSAHTDYYSILRKSQHQMDLKTPAEGVVVDIDGLTLAEVLHKLGAGRSKAGEPVNHSVGAELQVSLGQRVSKGVSWLQLHYEDPAPTPDQINRLQKALTVGALDDARTQRKQPLVKELLLPHSASF from the exons atgcattaccggccaaattggcaa ACTAACATGCAGTCGATCCCAGACCTGATCAGgaagaagagagatggaggagcgCTGAGCGAGGAGGAGATCAAAGCCTTCATCCACACGGTGACCAACAAAACCATCCAAGACTGTCAGACAG GCGCCATGCTGATGGCGATCTGGCAGAAGGGAATGGTCGATGCCGAGATCCAGACCCTGACCAGGGAGATGATGTCATCGGGGGAAGTGATGTCATGGCCAAAAGAGTGGGAGGGGCTGATGGTTGACAAGCACTCAACGGGAGGGGTGGGAGACAAAGTCAGCCTGGTGTTAGCGCCTGCGCTAGCTGCCTGCGGCTGTAAG gtgCCTATGATCAGTGGGCGGGGCTTGGCTCATACAGGAGGAACTCTGGATAAACTGGAGTCAATTCCAGGATTCAACATCAACCAATCACCAGCACAG ATTCGGAAGATCCTGGCCTCGGTGGGCTGTTGCATTGTGGGTCAGACGGAGACGTTGGTTCCTGCAGATCGAGTCCTGTACGCTCTGCGGGACGCCACCAGCACCGTGGACAGCCCCCCCCTCATTGCTG GCTCCATCATCTCAAAGAAGGGAGCCGAGTCTCTGTCCGCTCTGGTGCTCGACGTCAAGTTTGGACGAGCCGCTCTCTACAAAGACCTGCAGAGCGCCAAAGAGCTCGCACAGCTGTTA GTGACCGTGGGAAACGGCCTGGGCATGCGCACGGCGGCGGCCCTCAGCTGCATGGACACTACGATTGGTCGATGCGTGGGAAACAGTCTGGAGGTGATCGAATCTCTGGAGACGCTGAAGGGGAAGGGACCCGACGACCTGATGGAGCTGGTCACGACTCTGG GCGGTGTGTTGCTGATGATGACTGGCATGgtgtctgaccaatcagaaggCAGAAGAAAGATATCTGatgctgtgattggtggagcTGCTCTGTCCAAGTTCCAAGCCATGATGGAGGCTCAGGGCGTGGCCAATGAGACGGCTCGTTCTCTGTGCTCCGCCCACACAGATTACTACAGTATCCTGAGAAAATCTCAGCACCAGATGGATCTGAAGACACCTGCTGAGg GCGTCGTCGTCGACATCGACGGTTTGACTCTGGCTGAAGTTCTTCATAAGCTGGGGGCGGGACGATCGAAGGCCGGAGAACCTGTCAATCACAGCGTAGGGGCGGAGCTCCAGGTGTCACTGGGTCAGAGGGTCAGCAAAG GtgtctcctggctgcagctccaTTATGAGGATCCGGCTCCGACTCCAGACCAGATCAATCGATTGCAGAAGGCTCTGACTGTGGGAGCGCTCGATGACGCACGAACTCAACGCAAACAGCCTTTggtcaaagagctgctgcttcctcaTTCAGCCTCGTTTTAA